CGACACGTACTTCTTTTCCCGGCAAATAGATAAAGTGACATACGTGGAGCGCTATGAATCGTACTGCGAGGCTGCTCGTTCCAATTTCCTAGCACTGGGAGCGACCAACATCGAGGTCATTCACGCTGATGCGACAACCGTGGTCAACCAAGTTATTGCCGACACGTACTACGTTGATCCCGCCCGCCGGACGACCGATAACAAGCGAGTGTTCGCCCTGACCGATTATGCCCCGAACGTACTGGAAATCAAGGAAACACTTTTACAACAAGGTCAACGCCTGATCATCAAAATCTCCCCCATGGCCGACCTTTCCGCAGTCCTGCAACTCCTACCCGAAACCACCGATGTGCATGTGGTTTCCGTCCGCAACGAATGCAAGGAACTTTTATTCGTGCTGGCTAAAACCCCGACAAATCAAGCGGTGAACATTCACACCGTGAATTTTGCTACCGACACGGAGCAATACTTTTCCTTTCTCTTGGAAGAGGAGAAGGACGCACAACCTCGCTACACGAGTCATATCGGCTCCTACCTTTATGAACCGAATAGTTCCGTCCTCAAAAGCGGAGCCTTTAAACTCGTTGCCAACCGTTACGGGCTGGAGAAACTCCACCCTCACAGCCACCTCTACACCTCGGATCATCTTGTTGCAGATTTCCCCGGTCGTGCATTTCAAGTTAAAGAAATACTGGACTTTTCAAGTAAACTGCTTAAACAGATTTCCCGCACCATCCCCAAAGCAAACATCACTACCCGCAACTTTAAACTATCTGTCAACGAACTCCGCACCCGAAGCAAGATAAAAGACGGCGGCACCACCTACCTTTTTGCCACCACCCTCAATGACGGGCGAGCCGTAATCGTGAGGACAGAAAAATGAAGTTAGTATGAATCTTTTCGCTTGTTTCTCCCGTATAGTGCAGAAAACTAAACAGGACCAACATGAAAATACAAACCGGCCATGGCATGATCACGCTCACGGCACTCCTTGCCATCTATTCCATATCGATGGTAACTTCATTACCCGGCTTGGCCATCTCGCCGATTCTCGGTGATCTCAAGAACATTTTCAAGGATGCTAGCGACTTGGAACTGCAAATGCTCGAATCGCTCCCGTCGTTTATCATTGTCCCCTTCATCTTGCTGGCAGGACGATTATCTTTAAGGATTAACAAAAAAAGAATCCTTATCATCGGGTTATCAATATTCTTCGGGTGCAGCGTGATTTACCCTTTCAGTAATTCCCTGTGGCTGCTACTGGTAGTCAGCGCCCTCTTGGGCGTCGGGGCCGGGATGATCATCCCGTTTTCCACGGGACTTATCGCTGACAACTTCACGAAACGTTACAGGACCCGCCAATTAGGTATCGCCTCGTCGATCACCAACATCACGCTGGTTCTCGCCACCTTTCTTGCTGGCGTTCTCGCCGACATCAACTGGCATTACGCATTCCTCGTGTACTGCCTGTCGGGGATCTCGCTGTTGTTCGCTTTTAAACTGAACTCTGCCCCTCCGGCAACACCGCAAAAAGCCCAACCTACAAATGATACTCCCGTATCGGCAAGCCACAACTGGCCGGTAGCGCTCATGTTTCTCTATTACTTTATCACGTTTATCGTGCTGACAGTCCCCTTTAACCTGTCGATCTACATGGAAACGTTGAAATTCAAGGACCCAGACATTTCCGGCTCGTATATTTCCGTCTTTTTCCTCGCCATGACAATTCCCGGACTTTTTATCAACAACATCATCGGATG
The window above is part of the Butyricimonas paravirosa genome. Proteins encoded here:
- a CDS encoding MFS transporter, which produces MKIQTGHGMITLTALLAIYSISMVTSLPGLAISPILGDLKNIFKDASDLELQMLESLPSFIIVPFILLAGRLSLRINKKRILIIGLSIFFGCSVIYPFSNSLWLLLVVSALLGVGAGMIIPFSTGLIADNFTKRYRTRQLGIASSITNITLVLATFLAGVLADINWHYAFLVYCLSGISLLFAFKLNSAPPATPQKAQPTNDTPVSASHNWPVALMFLYYFITFIVLTVPFNLSIYMETLKFKDPDISGSYISVFFLAMTIPGLFINNIIGWLRGYTNVCSSAAIALGFVLFLVKGGPVLLTIGVILIGLGYGCMQPIIYDKTSTSTAESHATFALALVMAMNYMAIITYPFILEILQGIFSTDASYFPFLLSTILAGIFAVFTYFKRNTSTLGIQIQR
- a CDS encoding THUMP-like domain-containing protein; amino-acid sequence: MPLNPEISRFIREHLDDNPDQLLWKKNEYPDDRVVLAVEQIQARENIKEKLPSWYACRDIFYPSRLSTEQCSSETTAPYKARLATGNSLCDLTGGLGVDTYFFSRQIDKVTYVERYESYCEAARSNFLALGATNIEVIHADATTVVNQVIADTYYVDPARRTTDNKRVFALTDYAPNVLEIKETLLQQGQRLIIKISPMADLSAVLQLLPETTDVHVVSVRNECKELLFVLAKTPTNQAVNIHTVNFATDTEQYFSFLLEEEKDAQPRYTSHIGSYLYEPNSSVLKSGAFKLVANRYGLEKLHPHSHLYTSDHLVADFPGRAFQVKEILDFSSKLLKQISRTIPKANITTRNFKLSVNELRTRSKIKDGGTTYLFATTLNDGRAVIVRTEK